One part of the Cyclobacteriaceae bacterium genome encodes these proteins:
- a CDS encoding DUF2207 domain-containing protein has translation MPDRFPASCPVMIFLIGLALTVSIVATAQERVLDFKSSLVLQPNHTLDVTETITVHSSGISIKRGIFRTLSINETNLNYQVLGCTRNGSEEPYVIDRNNTSLSIQIGSSDLLKPGEHTYVIRYRVYRKPNSFQPLQWPVTGNWSLAMDHLEAEVIATDGKLSAFNVTLNGQLGCNCSVESKNDNSYRMAVHGGLKPGDDLTLQVNWETDANPTRSWENTERILSFKSLLQVHDDRTLTVTEKINVQSKGVNIIHGIYRELLPQADLGGYEVLTVLRNNQPEHYQVENMGKKFKIRIGHENIFLEPGVHQYLIRYNVEREVHTRLDFHFVYWNVTGNDWKFPIDTVEATIIIPSKGFISFDGYSGKRGSKQCEGCVIGLLNDTTYHVQSVTTLPPGSGLTILTKWKHNLKFSAVITNSMHDYVITLGWIIIIALMVFLLERSRRHVKTEEQKLQPRDINPDDYSPALLTTLASKYIITEHRMKALLSSLFNLSMKGYLEVEEGSSKRRSIVRAKENTEPVYEEDAELFKLLFKEDTSFEFSKRKSHKVQRLLSDFISFMETHYNMEQFIRNNYGKVIGPFLLYLAAILLTVVLHSGAERWILLAPILGSGMFPALAESLRHMFLHERELFHQANWLHIFWIMVCAGLSIGVFILFNYLDMARPVNLVLFAAAPYLLTYYYYTMRVKTSEGMAVLNYIREQGTTAKRLMKQKSFAEDDVNWLKNNLPFLQAYGIKPNMLDKQLGVLDKNLSAAMEEFYRTVRAASTISISASSSSSSGSSGGGGGGGGGGGW, from the coding sequence ATGCCTGATCGTTTTCCCGCAAGTTGCCCGGTAATGATATTCTTAATCGGGCTGGCTTTAACGGTATCTATAGTAGCCACCGCCCAGGAAAGAGTCTTAGATTTTAAAAGTTCCCTTGTACTCCAACCGAACCATACCCTTGATGTGACCGAAACCATCACGGTACACTCATCGGGCATTAGCATCAAGCGTGGTATTTTCCGGACACTCTCCATAAATGAAACCAATCTTAACTACCAGGTGCTTGGCTGCACACGAAATGGATCAGAAGAACCTTATGTCATCGACCGGAACAACACCTCATTATCCATTCAAATCGGCAGTAGTGATCTGTTAAAACCGGGTGAACATACCTACGTCATCCGTTACCGGGTTTACCGAAAACCTAATTCGTTCCAACCGCTTCAATGGCCTGTAACAGGTAATTGGAGCCTGGCCATGGATCACCTTGAAGCTGAAGTAATTGCTACCGATGGAAAACTATCTGCATTTAACGTCACGCTAAATGGTCAGTTGGGTTGTAACTGTTCAGTTGAATCAAAGAATGATAATTCTTATCGTATGGCCGTACACGGTGGGCTAAAGCCAGGTGATGATTTAACCTTGCAAGTGAACTGGGAAACCGATGCGAACCCAACCCGTAGTTGGGAAAATACCGAACGTATCCTTTCTTTTAAAAGCCTGCTGCAGGTACATGACGACCGAACCCTTACGGTAACTGAGAAAATTAACGTTCAGTCCAAAGGTGTAAACATAATACATGGAATTTACAGAGAGTTATTGCCTCAGGCAGATCTGGGAGGTTACGAAGTGCTGACCGTGTTGCGTAATAACCAACCGGAACATTACCAGGTAGAAAACATGGGCAAAAAATTTAAAATAAGAATTGGTCATGAAAATATTTTTTTAGAACCCGGGGTGCATCAATACCTGATTCGGTATAATGTTGAACGGGAAGTCCATACCCGGTTAGATTTTCACTTTGTTTACTGGAATGTAACGGGTAACGATTGGAAATTTCCTATCGACACTGTTGAAGCCACCATCATAATTCCTTCAAAAGGGTTTATCTCCTTTGATGGCTATTCAGGAAAGCGCGGAAGCAAACAATGTGAGGGTTGTGTAATCGGTCTACTGAATGATACTACCTACCACGTTCAATCGGTAACCACACTTCCACCCGGTTCAGGATTAACGATACTAACCAAATGGAAACATAACCTGAAATTTTCAGCGGTTATCACCAACAGTATGCATGACTACGTAATCACTTTAGGTTGGATTATTATTATTGCATTAATGGTTTTCTTGCTTGAGCGATCGCGAAGGCATGTTAAAACAGAAGAGCAGAAACTACAACCCCGTGATATTAACCCCGATGATTATTCGCCAGCGTTACTTACTACGCTGGCCAGCAAGTATATTATAACGGAGCACCGTATGAAGGCTTTATTGTCGTCCTTATTCAATCTGTCGATGAAAGGTTATCTTGAAGTTGAAGAGGGTTCATCAAAACGGAGGAGTATTGTTCGTGCCAAAGAGAATACTGAGCCTGTTTATGAAGAGGACGCAGAATTGTTCAAACTATTGTTTAAGGAGGATACTTCGTTTGAATTTTCAAAGAGGAAATCACATAAGGTGCAACGCCTGCTAAGCGATTTCATTTCCTTTATGGAAACCCACTATAACATGGAACAATTTATCCGTAACAATTATGGCAAAGTTATTGGCCCGTTCCTGCTTTATTTAGCTGCTATACTGCTCACCGTTGTACTCCATTCAGGTGCTGAGCGGTGGATACTACTCGCACCGATACTTGGTTCCGGAATGTTTCCTGCCTTGGCAGAAAGTTTACGACATATGTTTCTTCACGAAAGGGAATTGTTCCACCAGGCCAACTGGCTGCACATATTTTGGATAATGGTTTGTGCCGGGCTTTCCATTGGGGTGTTCATTCTTTTCAATTACCTCGACATGGCCAGGCCGGTAAACCTTGTTTTGTTTGCGGCCGCTCCCTACCTTTTAACCTACTACTATTACACCATGCGGGTAAAAACTTCAGAAGGAATGGCCGTGCTTAATTATATAAGAGAGCAGGGCACTACTGCCAAACGGTTAATGAAACAAAAGTCATTTGCAGAAGATGATGTTAACTGGCTCAAAAACAACCTGCCCTTCCTGCAAGCCTACGGTATTAAACCCAATATGCTGGATAAACAACTTGGCGTATTGGATAAGAATTTATCAGCAGCGATGGAAGAGTTCTATCGTACAGTCAGGGCTGCAAGTACCATCAGTATTTCTGCCAGTTCATCGTCCTCCAGCGGATCATCCGGAGGTGGTGGCGGTGGCGGAGGTGGTGGCGGCTGGTAA
- a CDS encoding DUF2490 domain-containing protein — protein sequence MLPRIKFSTSIAVCLLALSGAVTLCAQPREVTDNNQVWFGYMTSTRINANYSIWNDFHYVPEGFLVLRTGLTRHYKHTAITAGYGHLWLPLSQANPVLKRNEQRPWAQVQFNLPISERYSLLQRVRYDGRFRQHVKDGELTNDYSFTNRLRFFMSVKRTLGYTEGKKTIPYVTISDEVLLNFGKDITWNTFDQNRISLMLGIQRGNIQVQSGYMNRFVQTGSAHFNQNHMFVVWVFHKFKLETGKARVQRQEIMHN from the coding sequence ATGCTACCCCGCATTAAATTTTCAACATCAATTGCCGTCTGTTTACTTGCGCTTTCAGGCGCAGTAACACTGTGCGCCCAACCGCGCGAAGTAACCGACAATAACCAGGTGTGGTTTGGTTATATGACTTCCACACGGATCAACGCTAACTACTCCATCTGGAACGATTTCCATTACGTGCCTGAGGGTTTTCTGGTATTGCGCACCGGCCTAACAAGGCACTACAAGCATACAGCCATTACCGCAGGTTACGGTCACCTGTGGTTACCTTTGAGCCAGGCAAACCCGGTACTAAAGCGAAACGAGCAAAGGCCGTGGGCGCAGGTACAATTTAATCTGCCGATCAGCGAGCGGTATTCATTGCTGCAACGTGTTCGCTACGATGGCCGCTTTCGGCAGCATGTTAAAGACGGTGAGCTGACGAATGATTATAGTTTTACGAACCGCCTTCGGTTTTTTATGAGTGTTAAACGAACTTTAGGCTATACGGAAGGAAAAAAAACAATACCCTATGTTACCATTAGTGACGAAGTGCTCTTGAACTTTGGAAAGGATATTACCTGGAACACCTTTGATCAAAACCGTATATCTCTTATGCTGGGCATCCAACGGGGAAACATCCAGGTGCAAAGCGGTTATATGAACAGGTTTGTACAAACCGGCTCTGCGCACTTCAACCAGAACCATATGTTTGTGGTGTGGGTATTCCATAAATTCAAATTAGAAACCGGAAAGGCGCGTGTCCAGCGGCAGGAAATTATGCACAATTGA
- a CDS encoding DoxX family protein — translation MMANQKNVLMLLRIVMGLIFITHGVARLYYWSVPGFGSFLESQGLPFGFWIAMVITTGEILSGALLAFGYFVRYCVAFHAIIIGAGIFMVHLKNGWFVVGHGTNGVEYSVLILVVLAVLFGTQPHKSFK, via the coding sequence ATGATGGCAAACCAAAAAAATGTATTGATGCTTTTACGCATCGTTATGGGTTTAATTTTTATCACCCACGGAGTAGCGCGTTTATACTATTGGTCGGTTCCGGGTTTTGGTAGTTTCCTGGAAAGCCAGGGTTTGCCGTTTGGGTTTTGGATAGCCATGGTTATTACCACAGGCGAAATACTAAGCGGTGCATTGTTGGCCTTCGGTTACTTTGTTCGGTATTGTGTTGCTTTTCATGCCATCATAATAGGCGCGGGTATTTTTATGGTACATCTTAAAAATGGTTGGTTTGTAGTGGGGCACGGAACCAACGGGGTAGAGTATAGTGTATTGATTCTGGTTGTATTAGCGGTACTGTTCGGTACCCAACCGCATAAATCGTTTAAATAG
- a CDS encoding acylase — protein sequence MKQVLTLLLVFVFLSCNRQNREVERWQNQAANVTIIRDDFGVPHIYGKTDADAIFGLLYAQCEDDFPRVERNYTWAIGRLAEVEGEEMLYSDLRANLFMTKEEAIAEYENSPEWLKKLCHAFADGINYYLHTHPEVKPKLLTRFEPWMPMYFSEGSIGGDIESISTRKIQAFYKNQSVALAEAEEPFILADPQGSNGFAIAGKLTESGNAMLLINPHTSFFFRGEVHVVSEEASPDDPVGRGLNVYGAVTWGQFFVYQGFNEKNGWMHTSSYTDVMDEFLETIEEQDGKYFYRYGDELKPVIEKQVLLHYKSGDSLIQKEFPIYRTHHGPVTHKQDDKWVATAMMWSPSKALQQSYSRTKTNSHTAFKQVMELKTNSSNNTVYADADGNIAYFQGNFIPKRDVQFDYSKPVEGSNPATDWKGLHEVDECIQLLNPPNGWIQNCNSTPFTSALEFSPKKEDYPYYMATEPENFRGIHAIRVLTGRSGYTLDKLIETAYDPYITGFEKLIPGLIAAFDQSGKKYAGLKPAIEMLRTWDLKVAKQSVGMTLAHFYGTLYLQKGPRPEGLSPMEGVNYFGTGTPHEQRLEIFAEAIQKLKDDFGDWNKPWGEVNRFQRLDGSIVPKLDDNEPSIAIGMASGNWGALGAYASRPGPNTKKLYGVHGNSFVAVVEFGERVKAKSILAGGQSGDPSSPHFFDQAQRYADVQFKDVAFYKEDVEKRAKRKYKPGL from the coding sequence ATGAAACAAGTGCTTACCCTTTTGTTGGTTTTTGTATTTCTATCCTGTAACCGGCAAAACCGTGAAGTAGAACGTTGGCAAAATCAGGCAGCTAATGTTACGATTATTCGTGATGACTTTGGCGTGCCACACATCTACGGAAAAACCGATGCAGATGCCATATTCGGGTTGTTGTATGCGCAGTGTGAAGATGATTTTCCGCGCGTGGAGCGAAACTATACCTGGGCTATTGGCCGGTTGGCCGAAGTGGAAGGAGAGGAGATGCTTTATAGTGATTTGCGCGCCAACCTTTTTATGACCAAAGAAGAAGCTATAGCCGAATATGAAAATAGCCCGGAGTGGTTAAAGAAACTTTGCCATGCTTTCGCGGATGGCATCAACTATTATTTGCACACCCACCCGGAAGTAAAACCGAAATTGCTCACCCGCTTTGAGCCGTGGATGCCCATGTATTTTAGTGAAGGAAGTATTGGCGGTGATATTGAGTCTATCTCCACAAGAAAAATCCAGGCATTTTATAAAAATCAATCGGTGGCATTAGCGGAAGCTGAAGAGCCTTTTATACTGGCCGATCCGCAGGGCTCAAACGGTTTTGCCATCGCTGGTAAATTAACAGAATCCGGTAATGCCATGTTGCTGATTAATCCGCATACATCATTCTTCTTCCGGGGCGAAGTGCACGTGGTGAGTGAAGAGGCCAGCCCGGACGACCCGGTCGGACGGGGCTTGAATGTGTATGGTGCCGTAACCTGGGGGCAGTTTTTTGTGTACCAGGGTTTCAACGAGAAAAATGGGTGGATGCACACCTCATCCTACACGGATGTGATGGATGAGTTTTTAGAAACCATTGAAGAGCAGGATGGTAAGTATTTCTATCGCTATGGCGATGAGTTGAAACCTGTTATAGAAAAGCAGGTATTGCTTCACTATAAAAGTGGTGATTCCCTTATTCAAAAAGAATTTCCTATTTACCGAACCCATCACGGCCCGGTTACCCATAAGCAGGATGATAAGTGGGTAGCCACCGCCATGATGTGGAGCCCATCGAAAGCGTTGCAGCAATCGTATAGCCGTACCAAAACAAATTCGCATACAGCGTTTAAGCAGGTAATGGAGTTGAAAACCAATTCATCGAACAATACGGTATATGCTGATGCCGATGGTAACATTGCATACTTCCAGGGAAATTTTATCCCAAAGCGCGATGTGCAATTTGATTACAGCAAACCTGTAGAGGGTAGCAACCCGGCAACCGACTGGAAAGGTTTGCACGAAGTAGATGAATGTATTCAATTGTTAAATCCGCCAAACGGCTGGATACAGAATTGTAACTCCACACCGTTTACCTCAGCGTTGGAGTTTAGTCCCAAGAAAGAAGATTATCCTTACTACATGGCCACCGAACCGGAAAACTTCCGGGGCATTCATGCCATTAGAGTACTCACCGGAAGGAGCGGATACACGTTGGATAAACTGATTGAAACTGCGTACGATCCGTACATTACCGGCTTTGAAAAATTGATACCGGGTTTGATAGCAGCCTTTGATCAATCGGGGAAGAAATATGCTGGGTTAAAACCGGCCATTGAAATGTTGCGGACGTGGGACCTGAAGGTAGCAAAGCAATCGGTGGGGATGACGCTGGCACATTTTTATGGAACCTTGTATTTGCAGAAAGGTCCACGGCCGGAAGGATTATCGCCTATGGAGGGCGTGAATTATTTCGGAACCGGTACACCCCATGAACAGCGTCTTGAAATTTTTGCCGAGGCAATACAAAAACTAAAGGATGATTTTGGTGATTGGAACAAGCCGTGGGGTGAGGTTAACCGCTTTCAGCGACTGGATGGATCAATCGTTCCAAAATTAGATGATAATGAACCGAGCATCGCCATTGGTATGGCGTCCGGTAATTGGGGGGCATTGGGTGCATATGCTTCTCGCCCCGGACCAAATACAAAAAAGTTATACGGAGTGCACGGCAACAGCTTTGTGGCAGTGGTGGAGTTTGGCGAACGAGTAAAGGCTAAAAGTATTTTAGCAGGCGGCCAGAGTGGTGACCCGTCATCGCCCCACTTTTTCGACCAGGCCCAGCGTTATGCCGATGTGCAGTTTAAAGATGTTGCCTTTTATAAGGAGGATGTAGAGAAGAGAGCCAAGAGAAAATACAAACCAGGATTGTAG
- a CDS encoding GIY-YIG nuclease family protein, producing the protein MPKNHNYFVYIVECADGMYYTGVTNNLERRIWEHNEGVDNGSFTYSRRPVVLRYYEYFSDINNAISWEKQLKGWSRKKKEALFEQDWARIKILAKSKGKKDS; encoded by the coding sequence ATGCCTAAAAATCACAATTATTTTGTTTATATCGTTGAGTGTGCTGACGGCATGTATTACACCGGTGTAACGAATAATCTTGAAAGACGGATTTGGGAACATAATGAAGGTGTTGACAACGGAAGTTTTACCTATAGCAGACGTCCGGTTGTGTTACGTTACTATGAATACTTTTCCGACATTAATAACGCAATCAGCTGGGAGAAGCAACTCAAAGGTTGGAGCCGTAAGAAGAAGGAGGCACTCTTTGAACAGGATTGGGCACGTATAAAAATTTTGGCAAAGTCGAAAGGAAAAAAGGACTCTTGA